In one window of Procambarus clarkii isolate CNS0578487 chromosome 63, FALCON_Pclarkii_2.0, whole genome shotgun sequence DNA:
- the LOC123769508 gene encoding uncharacterized protein, translating to MTSSCVPPKSGTIPPEAPSLRHDHNGNDDNGDTSSDSDSICTCASNSTTSLDGSPVSRDVGRLDQNTESSVSPVAPPSTDTQAATQTIDSNGNPHLVIYISPPVVVPARECNICNNCRKQQQGLLEHLWLGVVKICEFCPWVVGFVIIYYCFHWWGVGPGFSAFLFTVGVHAMIRLVRTHGALECSSLQVPEGHLESNSVEERVAAESRDQRQARQDATHESANEKPPSYEAALVRPPPYDLYYHLSPAKPRDQALVNNLEGGLLKTDFLSLPSLVEGSRVVRPEDDDASLPSYQEAIIRQSYRNETFPVENQGYD from the exons ATGACGTCGTCTTGCGTGCCTCCCAAGAGTGGTACCATCCCTCCAGAGGCCCCGAGCCTTCGCCACGACCACAACGGCAACGACGACAACGGCGACACTTCGAGCGACTCTGATTCCATCTGTACATGTGCGTCGAACAGCACGACGTCTCTGGACGGCTCTCCAGTCAGCAGAGACGTCGGCAGACTGGATCAAAACACAGAGTCTTCAGTATCCCCAGTTGCCCCGCCATCAACTGACACTCAAGCAGCAACCCAGACGATAGACAGTAATGGAAATCCTCATTTAGTGATATACATTTCCCCTCCAGTGGTGGTGCCGGCGAGAGAGTGCAACATATGCAACAACTGCCGCAAACAGCAGCAggggttgctggaacacctgtggcTGGGTGTGGTTAAGATCTGCGAGTTCTGTCCGTGGGTCGTCGGGTTCGTCATCATCTACTACTGCTTCCACTGGTGGGGCGTCGGGCCCGGGTTCTCTGCGTTTCTCTTCACAGTTGGTGTGCACGCAATGATCCGCCTGGTGAGGACTCACGGGGCCCTTGAGTGCTCTTCCCTCCAAGTTCCCGAAGGCCACCTGGAGAGTAACAGCGTG GAGGAGAGAGTCGCTGCTGAGAGCAGGGACCAGCGGCAGGCCCGGCAGGACGCCACCCACGAGTCTGCCAACGAAAAGCCTCCGTCATATGAGGCTGCCTTGGTGAGACCTCCTCCGTACGACCTCTACTACCACCTGAGCCCAGCCAAGCCGCGCGACCAAGCGCTGGTCAACAACTTGGAGGGGGGACTCCTCAAAACAGATTTCCTGAGCCTTCCCAGCCTGGTGGAGGGCTCCAGGGTAGTCAGACCCGAGGACGACGACGCCTCCCTCCCATCCTACCAGGAAGCCATCATCAGACAGTCTTACAGGAACGAGACCTTTCCGGTGGAGAATCAGGGCTATGACTGA
- the LOC123769509 gene encoding anti-lipopolysaccharide factor — protein sequence MHQSVLVCVLVVAALTAPFLPRCQAQLDILAPLLGDQVKGLFRQGEAVLLDHYCNYSVKPKFRKWELYFDGSFWCPGWTNIKGEALTRSQSSVVNKATEDFIKKAQAKGLISDEEAKSWFGAN from the exons ATGCACCAgtctgtgttagtgtgtgtgttggtggtggcagcACTGACGGCACCGTTCCTCCCAAGGTGCCAGGCCCAGTTGGACATCCTGGCACCATTACTGGGCGACCAAGTTAAAGG GTTGTTCCGACAAGGAGAAGCGGTGCTGTTAGACCACTACTGTAACTACTCCGTGAAACCCAAGTTCAGGAAGTGGGAGCTTTACTTTGACGGTAGTTTTTGGTGCCCGGGCTGGACCAACATCAAGGGTGAAG CGCTCACCCGCAGTCAAAGCTCTGTAGTGAACAAGGCTACTGAGGACTTCATCAAGAAGGCCCAAGCGAAGGGGCTCATTTCGGATGAGGAAGCCAAGAGCTGGTTTGGAGCTAACTAA
- the LOC138354497 gene encoding keratin, type I cytoskeletal 9-like: MLVHVVHVVHPWGTDAGGAHQSLGTDAGGSHQSLGTDAGGAHQSLGTDAGGSHQSLGTDAGGSHQSLGTDAGGAHQSLGTDAGGAHQSLGTDAGGSHQSLGTDAGGSHQSLGTDAGGAHQDASQLWTIEY, from the coding sequence ATGTTGGTCCATGTAGTACATGTTGTACACCCCTGGGGTACTGATGCTGGGGGCGCCCACCAGTCACTGGGTACTGATGCTGGGGGCTCCCACCAGTCACTGGGTACTGATGCTGGGGGCGCCCACCAGTCACTGGGTACTGATGCTGGGGGCTCCCACCAGTCACTGGGTACTGATGCTGGGGGCTCCCACCAGTCACTGGGTACTGATGCTGGGGGCGCCCACCAGTCACTGGGTACTGATGCTGGGGGCGCCCACCAGTCACTGGGTACTGATGCTGGGGGCTCCCACCAGTCACTGGGTACTGATGCTGGGGGCTCCCACCAGTCACTGGGTACTGATGCTGGGGGCGCCCACCAGGATGCCTCACAGCTGTGGACCATTGAGTATTGA